From Opisthocomus hoazin isolate bOpiHoa1 chromosome 10, bOpiHoa1.hap1, whole genome shotgun sequence, a single genomic window includes:
- the OAZ2 gene encoding LOW QUALITY PROTEIN: ornithine decarboxylase antizyme 2 (The sequence of the model RefSeq protein was modified relative to this genomic sequence to represent the inferred CDS: deleted 1 base in 1 codon) — MINTQDSSILPLSNCPQLQCCRHIVPGPLWCSDAPHPLSKIPGGRGGSRDPSISALIYKDEKITVNQDVPVHEGKPHIVHFQYKVTEVKTSSWDAVLSNQSLFVEIPDGLLADGSKEGLSALLEFAEEKMKVNYVFICFRKSREDRAPLLKTFSFLGFEIVRPDHPSVPSRPDVMFMVYPLDRNSSSDEE; from the exons ATGATAAACACCCAGGACAG TAGTATTTTACCTTTGAGTAACtgtccccagctgcagtgctgcaggcACATTGTTCCAGGGCCTCTGTGGTGCTCC GATGCCCCTCACCCACTGTCGAAGATCCCCGGTGGGCGAGGGGGTAGCAGGGATCCTTCTATTTCAGCTCTGATCTATAAG GACGAGAAGATCACTGTTAACCAGGATGTCCCAGTGCATGAAGGGAAGCCTCATATTGTCCACTTCCAGTACAAGGTCACAGAGGTGAAGACCTCCTCCTGGGATGCAGTGCTCTCTAATCAGAGCCTCTTTGTGGAAATCCCTGACGGATTATTAGCTGATGGAAGCAAAGAAGG GTTATCAGCACTGTTGGAGTTtgctgaagaaaaaatgaaagtaaacTACGTCTTTATTTGcttcagaaaaagcagagaagataGAG CTCCACTCCTGAAGACATTCAGCTTCTTGGGCTTTGAAATCGTGAGGCCTGATCACCCCTCTGTCCCGTCGCGGCCAGACGTGATGTTCATGGTGTACCCCCTGGATCGGAACTCTTCCTCTGATGAAGAATAG